In one Nostoc sp. KVJ3 genomic region, the following are encoded:
- a CDS encoding formylglycine-generating enzyme family protein produces the protein MTNPSVLLTETPSEQIEQAIASFQRRFTEAHLYLAYHAALPIALTPHLTYCLWANFPMDIEKQDLKVPWIAVADLLLSPLCQEVGHELYEMNADLRNYLLEQMIHHPSFGQKRVEELAHFLLSYVQRELNNSKSSTQTLAQAQRWTALAYVYPEAVAHDLANKLNELNLSEKTEWLRLTSLTEAIATPLRQVNFDSLLAYLQGMRQLARGNHIEAESTLKSLPAYNNQIVVAGVTLPVPEFQNSNWQINPIASRAISLKSFKFETAKLIRQPRFMRMGSRWIIERHEQQGTLFDERLDGQVNLEMVRIPQGNCWMGTANKEGDYRERPQHPVIVESFFLSRFPVTQAQWLAIAKTTKVRIELNSDPSDFKGDRLPVEHITWFEAIEFCERLQLQTGKPYRLPSEAEWEYACRAGTETPFYFGETISPQLANYDGSKRYRSGPKGRSSKQTTEVGSYIAANAFGLDEMHGNVWEWCADHWYDDYTNVPANGSIRITNNRASPRVIRGGSWINEPGICRSAYRNGIPPDNKVLTIGFRVAVSLHKVNFK, from the coding sequence ATGACAAATCCTAGTGTTTTGTTGACTGAAACCCCCTCTGAGCAAATTGAACAGGCGATCGCATCATTTCAGAGACGATTTACCGAAGCCCACCTATATTTAGCCTATCATGCTGCCTTGCCCATTGCTCTCACGCCCCATTTAACCTACTGTCTCTGGGCAAATTTTCCGATGGACATCGAAAAGCAGGACTTGAAAGTGCCCTGGATTGCAGTAGCCGATTTGCTACTCTCTCCACTCTGCCAAGAGGTAGGACATGAGCTATATGAAATGAATGCAGATTTACGCAATTATCTACTAGAGCAAATGATTCATCATCCTAGCTTCGGTCAGAAGCGGGTTGAGGAATTAGCCCATTTTTTACTATCCTATGTACAGCGAGAATTAAATAATTCTAAATCGTCTACACAAACTCTCGCCCAAGCTCAACGTTGGACGGCACTTGCTTATGTCTATCCTGAAGCTGTCGCCCATGATTTAGCTAACAAGCTTAACGAATTAAACCTCAGTGAAAAAACAGAATGGCTGCGGCTGACATCATTAACAGAAGCGATCGCTACTCCTTTACGTCAAGTTAATTTTGACTCCCTATTAGCATATCTTCAGGGGATGCGTCAACTGGCTCGTGGCAATCATATCGAAGCAGAATCAACCCTCAAATCTTTGCCAGCCTATAATAATCAAATTGTCGTTGCAGGAGTAACTTTACCCGTTCCTGAGTTCCAAAACTCTAATTGGCAGATCAACCCGATTGCATCCAGAGCTATCTCACTAAAGTCATTTAAATTTGAGACAGCGAAACTGATTCGCCAACCCCGATTTATGCGGATGGGTTCACGCTGGATAATCGAGCGACACGAACAACAAGGAACCCTGTTTGACGAGCGATTAGACGGACAAGTTAATCTAGAAATGGTGCGTATACCACAGGGTAACTGCTGGATGGGCACTGCAAATAAGGAGGGAGACTATCGCGAACGCCCTCAACATCCAGTCATCGTTGAGTCTTTCTTTTTAAGCCGTTTTCCAGTGACACAAGCCCAGTGGCTGGCAATTGCCAAGACTACCAAAGTCAGGATTGAACTCAATTCTGACCCCTCCGACTTTAAAGGCGATCGTCTACCTGTGGAACATATTACCTGGTTTGAAGCGATCGAGTTTTGCGAACGCTTGCAATTACAGACTGGGAAACCTTATCGTTTACCCAGCGAAGCCGAGTGGGAATATGCTTGTCGAGCAGGGACAGAAACCCCATTTTACTTTGGCGAAACGATTTCTCCTCAACTTGCCAATTATGACGGAAGTAAAAGATATCGTTCTGGCCCGAAAGGGCGATCGAGCAAACAAACTACTGAAGTCGGTTCTTATATTGCAGCCAATGCTTTTGGGCTAGATGAAATGCATGGCAACGTCTGGGAATGGTGTGCCGATCACTGGTACGACGATTACACAAATGTACCAGCAAATGGAAGTATCCGAATTACTAACAACCGGGCTTCACCTAGAGTTATTCGGGGTGGTTCCTGGATCAATGAACCGGGTATATGTCGTTCTGCCTATCGTAACGGTATTCCTCCTGACAACAAAGTACTTACAATCGGCTTCCGAGTGGCGGTATCATTGCACAAAGTGAATTTCAAATGA